The Candidatus Poribacteria bacterium genome includes the window GAAGTGTCCGCACGACACTCGAAAATCATCGAAGGCAGACACCAGCAACAACGGAGCGGGTTGCACGCCAGTCAATTATTTCGGAAAAACAACGCGCTCTCGCCTCCAGATCGACACTCCGGCAAAGCAACATACGGCGGAGTACATACGCTGGAGATTCGGTTAGCAAGCAGCGGCGTTATCCGGCTGCGACACAAGACGTGAACCGTTATAGAAGTTCCGTAGTAGATAGACAGCGGACGACACCACTTTATAGACCTTCGACCTCTTCTTCAAGACGGTCATACTCGTCTAATAATTCAACGAGAAGGTCATACTCATCGAGTTCAAGAAGTGACTCGCGTCCGCAGTATAGAAGTACGACTTCAAATTCGAGTTCAGCACGCTCGCGCACAAGCGTAAGTCGTTCAACTGAAAGGTCTCGTGTAAGTCGTTCAAGTTCCACGCGTTCACGCACAAGTGTAAGTTGTTCAAGTTCCACGACAAAAACTCGGACACGTCCGACGACTTCAAGTTCAAGTTCATCGCGTAGTAGCTCAAGCAATAGTAGTAGTGATGACGATGACAAGAATCGGAGTCGGACAACGGAACGGACGAAGCGGAGACGTTAATACATTTATAGGAGCAGTATAGGCTTTGCGCGACCTCTTGGACGCGTAAAGCCTAATATCAGATGCGATTTTTGCTAATTATATCACTACTGCTGTTCAGCCTCCACGCGAGTTTTGCGCAGGAGGTTGAAAACGGTGCAGATACTGAACAGCAAACGCCTAAACCGGCGGAACAAGAGAGACTTGTTTCACCAGTTGGGGCTATAGTACGTTCCGCCATTTTTCCCGGATGGGGACAATTCTATAGCCGCGGTTATTTTCGTGGTAGCCTCACTGTTTTGGGAATAGGCGGTTCTGTTGTCGGTGCCTTATTAGCACAGAATTCTTTTAAGAATCGTTACGATGCCTACGCACTCTATGCAAGTGTAAATCCCAACGATGAAACAGGCGTGCTGGAGCGTTATGAGTACGCAAATCAGCGTTATAAACTCAGGACATTTTTTATGTATACTGGCATTGGTATTTGGGTTTATAGCCTCATTGATTCTTATGTCAATGCAAATTTTTACAACGCGACTACATTGATTCAGTCTATTGAGAAAGATGCACAAGATATTGAAAAATTGGGAATTGAAGTCGGGGCGACCCCGTCGCGTCTGTATTTGGGTATTGTTAAAACCTTTTAACATAAGGAGGAATACTTAATTATGTTCAGGACTTTTGCGAAAGTCATTGGCGTATTCGCCTTACTCTTAGGTTTTATGGGGGGTTTTATGGGGTGTGGAGACGCTGACAAAGTCGGCCAGGTTCCACCTGAAGAACTCCTTCAAATTAATAAAGTCTTAGACCGATGGCGGCAAGGGTATGAGACAGAGGATGTTAACGCTTACATCGATACCTTCTGGGAAGAAGGGTTCCTCTATGTTTCCGATTGGGGAACAGATGGGGACAAGACAGACGACCTGGAGTTTGATGACATTCGACAAGAACGGGACGCGGCTATCCGAGTCTTTGAGAAGTATCAGGATATTGAGATAGAACTCTCTGTTCCACCGGAGATTTCTATGAATGAGGACGGCACACGAGCAGAAGTGCGAAATCACTATAGAATCCAACTTTTTATCTCGGATGGACACTCACTTGAGGGTGGATTTAGTGGCGTATATGCTGAGGGTGACAACCTCTTTATCTTTGAAAAAAGAAATGATGAATGGCGCATAACTGAATGGCATGACGAAGCCTATAACGAGGAAGAAATTCGCATCGCCAATAATCTATAGGTTTGAGAAAAGGAGGGCAATTTCTAACCCAGAGACTGGGTGGGAATTCTGTACATTCATGTCACAACCGGAGGGACACCTACGTGATTACCTTCAACTCATACGAAAACATGATTTTACACTCTGCCTGAGCGTCTTACTGGTATTAGGAACTGCCCTGATTATCTCGCTCCGCTTACCTAAAACGTATGCTGCCTCCACTCTAATGTTACTCGTCCAACCGAGTGCAACGTCTCCGCTACCTTCAGCGAATCTGTTTCAAAATGTGCTCTCTGGTGGTGCCAATCGGCGGGAGATGGAGACAATTAGTGCCCGATTTTCCACAGAGTCGATGCTAAAAACAGCAATCGAAAACCTTGAAGAGAGCGGCAATGCAAAAGCCGTTGCGCTTTTCCCACCAATAGGCAAACTCAAACGAAGCCTAAAGGCTCAACTCAATCCAGATTCCGACTATATTAATCTTTCGGTTGCTTTAACAGAGCCAGAAGGTGGGGAGCGCAATGCAGCGCTGCTTGTGAACCAACTTGCCCAAGATATGAAAACGTTGCGGCGTGGAGATGAAGAAACAAAACTTAGAAAACGCATAGAGCTCCGCCAAGATATGCAGCGGGAAATCGAAGCGGAAAAAAAGAAAGATTTAGAAGCACTCCTCCTATTTGCCCGCGAAAATGGCAGTCCAGAAATATGGGTGCCGACACTCACTAACTTGCTTGAACGCCGCGCCAATGTTCGGGAAAGACTCGAAACGAATCAACAGCAGCTTTACGCAACCCGCGCTCACATAGCCTATCTACATGAACAATTAGAACTGTTACCGGAACAGACGAAACTATCAGAAACCACCTCTCACGACCCTATTTGGCTTTTTCAACGGGAAAAACTCTTCAACCTTGAATCCCAGCGTGTTGCAGATGCAGAAAGAATTGGTAAGACAGCATCAGAGTTGAAAGGTCTTGATGCACAAATTGCCGCAATCCGCGAAAAAAACGAGCAAATCCCCCCCACGACTACCACGATTACCTCCGGCCCCTCCGCTCATTATACCTATATAAAGAATCAATTGCTGACATTTGTTCCAAGCCTCTCAAAGTATGAAAATACTGCTGAACGCCTCAACAAGGAACTCAGTACGTTGGAAACAGAATTAGCACAAGTGCTGGAACAAATCCCGGAAAACCAAATGATCCTCACGGAAATGGTGGCCAAGATTCAGAAAACCAATGCGCTTGCTGAAGAGATTGCGAAACGTTTACTTGAAGTTGAAATATTATATGCTGAATCCAAGTTAACCGCCCCTCGGAACCAGAGGGGTGGTATTGAAATCATCGATCGCGCCGTCCCAAGAAAGATCCCTATCAGTCCTCGGTTGAAATTTGTTTTGCTCATTGCGGGGATCACAGGTGTATCTTTAGGTATCACGATTGCGCTGTTTACCGAATACTTGGGTGGAAGTACTAAGAATCCAACGGACTAAATACCTTGTCCTGAAGCGTTTGTAATCTCAATTTTCAGGTTCTGAAACCTAAATTGGCAGAAGAATGAAAAAAAAATGTCAATTTTTCTTATAATGTAGTATAATATATAGTATGTCTAATGTGCAGCGTTACTTGTTCGTTGCCATTGTGAGGATATTCATAAATTAAATATTTTTGGCTGGAGTCCTAGGGCGAGACAATTCTGTTGTCCGTTTTTTATTGTCTTTAGGGAAGCAGTAGCAGTCGAAACCCTCCTCATATCAGGGACACATTTATCTTGCATAGCATTCTGTAGGACAAATTTTGGGGTGCGTGGAGCGATTTGCAGATCGCGACTCACCTTTAATTACAATTAAAAGAGCGAAAAAATCGAAATTGAAATGGCACTGATAATTAAACTTGAAAAATATATGGCATTTGTGGTATGATTATGAAAAATTACTACCCCAATGCATGCGTTTTTTCTGTTAAAGACTTGACAGAAAATTGGTTCAGTGCTATTTTAAATGCCAAGAACAGTTTTGTGGAGTTTTACCACATATTTCTTGTGTTGAGAATTCCCGCAAAACAAACCCTTAATTTGTTGGAAGGAGACTCGCTTTTATGTCTTTCGCGTGATATTTCCGATTTTCGGGCGCGAGTTTGGCAGTAACTGAAAAGTAACGAAATTGAAGTGGTATTGGTTTCAATAACGAAATTTTGGAACTTTCCGTTTACAGGTAAAGCAGTTTTCATCCATTTTTAAGGTTTTTTGTCGGAGACCGGGGTAGGAGGAGCGAAAAGTGAATATTCATGTCGCAGTTCCGTTGCCCAAATATCCGATTCATTATTTCCAAGGAGGAAAAACAGAATAATGAACAGGCTAAAACAATCAATTGATGTTTTACTTGTAGCGACCTGTATCCT containing:
- a CDS encoding DUF5683 domain-containing protein yields the protein MLIISLLLFSLHASFAQEVENGADTEQQTPKPAEQERLVSPVGAIVRSAIFPGWGQFYSRGYFRGSLTVLGIGGSVVGALLAQNSFKNRYDAYALYASVNPNDETGVLERYEYANQRYKLRTFFMYTGIGIWVYSLIDSYVNANFYNATTLIQSIEKDAQDIEKLGIEVGATPSRLYLGIVKTF